The following nucleotide sequence is from Synechococcus sp. KORDI-52.
GCAACAACACTTCCTGACCCTCGAGGGCTGCATCGGGATCATCACTCCCCTCCACGTAGGCGCGGAAGAAACCGGGGAAGTCGATGCGCTTGCCACTGGCCCGGAAACTGGCCTCGCCTGAGCTGAGATCCACCGAGAGCATCGTGAGCCTGGCTTCCGCCATCTGGCTGGCCACGGTGCGCTTCCAGATCAGCTCATACACCGCCAGATCTCGCCCATCAAGACCGGTCTCACCGGGGGTTCGGAAGCTTTCACCCGACGGACGAATCGCTTCATGGGCCTCCTGGGCATTGCGGGCTTTGGTGCTGAACTGCCGCAGCCCTTTGCTCAGGTACTCCTTGCCGTAGAGGCTCTCCACGCAGCTGCGCGATGCATTGATCGCCTGATCCGACAAGTGAACCGAGTCGGTCCGCATGTAGGTGATGAAACCGCGTTCGTAAAGCCCCTGGGCACAGCGCATGGTTTCCCGTGCTGAAAGCCGCAGCTTGCGATTCGCCTCCTGTTGAAGGGTGCTGGTGGTGAAGGGGGGCACCGGCTTGCGCACAGTGGGCTTCTCCTCCACCGCATCCACAGTCCAGGCATTGGATCGCACCGCTTCAGCCAACGCGTTGGCCTCGCTCTCGCTGAGCAGTCGCACGGCACTGCCCTTCTTCAGCCCACCGGTGCTCTCGTCGAAATCGTTTCCATTGGCGATGCGCTGGCCACCCACATGGGTGAGCTTGGCCTCAAAGGCACTGCCCGACTGCTCGAGCTGAGCCTTAAGGTCCCAGTAACTGCCACTGCGGAAGGCGCGGCGGGCCCGTTCCCGTTGGACCAGGAGACGAACCGCAACGGACTGCACCCGCCCGGCGGAGAGTCCCCAAGCCACCTTTTTCCAGAGGAGGGGCGAGAGGGTGTACCCCACAAGGCGGTCCAAAATCCGCCGGGTTTCCTGGGCATGGACGAGCTCCATGTCCAGGTCTCGGGTCTGATCAAGGGCCTTGCCGATGGCCTCCTTGGTGATCTCGTGAAACACCATGCGCTTCACCGGCACCTTCGGCGCCAACAGCTGGAGCAGGTGCCAACTGATGCTTTCGCCTTCCCGGTCTTCGTCCGTAGCAAGCAGCAACTGATCCGCACCCTTGAGGGCGTCCTTGAGTTCGCGAACCGTCTTCTTCTTGTCCTTCGGGACCACGTACAGCGGCTCGAAATCCGCGTCGGTGTTCACACCGAGGTTGGCCCATTTCTGCCCCTTGGCCGATGCCGGAATCTCGCTGGCGTTGTTGGGGAGGTCGCGAACGTGCCCCATGGAGGCTTCAACTTTGAAACCCTTGGGGAGGAAGCCACGAATGGTCTTGGCCTTCGTGGGGCTCTCAACGATGACGAGGGTGTGCGCCACTAGCGGCAGATGAACCGTTCCCCCTCTTTATCGCACTGAGCAGCGCTCTGCATGAGCGTCGGCGCGTCAGGCGCCGCTACAGTCGCCGCAGCGCAACGGTTCCAGGCTGCCATGCCCGACATGGGTGCTTTTCTTCTCGCCACCCAGGCCATGGCTGCCCCTGGTGAGCTGCTGAATCTCTCTCTCAACGCCTCCGCCGTCCTGCCCGAAGCTGCAGTGCTGCTGGCGATGATCGCCACCCTCCTGGTGGACCTGGCCGGCGAAAAGGTCGCCACACGCTGGGTGCCGCCGATTTGCTACGTCGGCCTGGGGACCTCTCTGGTGCTGCTGGCCCTGCAGTGGAACGCCCCCCTGGAACCCTCGTTTCTCGGAGCCTTCCTCGCCGACAACCTGGCGGTGGCCTTCCGGGCTGTGATCGCCCTGTCCACGCTTTTGTCGCTGCTGATCAGCTGGCGTTACGCCGAGAAGAGCGGCACACCTGTTGGCGAGTATGCCGCCATCCTTCTCGCCGCCACCCTCGGCGCCATGCTCCTTTGCGGGGCAACGGACCTGGTGAGTGTGTTCATCTCGCTGGAAACGCTCTCTGTCGCAAGTTATTTGCTGTCGGGCTACATGAAGCGGGACGCCCGCAGTTCCGAAGCAGCTCTCAAATATCTGCTTGTGGGTTCGGCAGCCGCTGCTGTTTTCCTCTACGGCTCCTCCCTGCTGTATGGCCTGAGCGGCAGCACCAGCCTCGACACCATCGGCCTGGCTCTACAGACCAGCACCACACCCCTGGCCGCTTTGGCCCTGGTGTTCGTCTTGGCCACAGTTGCCTTCAAGATCGCAGCCGTTCCCTTCCACCAGTGGACGCCTGACGTCTACGAAGGCTCACCAACGCCTGTGGTGGCGTTCCTTTCCGTGGGTTCCAAAGCAGCCGGATTCGCCCTGGCCCTTCGCATCCTGGTGGGTTGCTTTGGTGCCTTCGACGATCAATGGAAATTGCTCTTCACCGTTCTGGCGGTGTTGAGCATGACCCTGGGCAACGTTGTTGCCCTCGCCCAGACCTCGATGAAGCGAATGCTGGCCTACAGCTCGATCGGCCAGGCCGGCTTTGTGATGATCGGCATGGTCTGCGGCACCGAAGACGGTTTCGCGGCCATGGTTCTGTACATGGCGGCCTACCTGTTCATGAACCTGGGGGCCTTCGCATGCATCATCCTCTTCTCGATCCGCACGGGAAGCGATCGAATTTCTGATTACGCGGGCCTTTACCAGAAGGATCCCCTTATCACCCTCGGCCTGAGTCTTTGCCTGCTTTCTCTGGGCGGCATTCCGCCAATGCTGGGTTTCTTTGGAAAGATCTATCTTTTCTTTGCCGGTTGGGCCAATCACCAGTACTTGCTTGTGGTGGTTGGCCTGGTCACCTCAGTGGTGTCGATCTACTACTACATCTCTGTCATCAAGATGATGGTGGTCAAGGAGCCCCAGGAAGCCTCAGATGTCGTCAAGGCCTACCCGGATGTCAGTTGGTCGTTGATGGGCATGCAACCCCTGCGTGTGGCTCTGATCGGTTGTGTGGCGATCACCGCCGTTGGAGGCATTCTCTCCAACCCTTTGTTCCAGTGGGCCAACACAGCCGTTGCAGGAACACCACTGCTGCAACAGGCCATCGCACTGACGAGCATGAAAGGCCTTGGTTGAGACATCCCACGCAGCTGTTGCCGAACTGCGTGGGATCAGCAAGGTCTATGGTTCAGGAGATCTTGAAGTCAAGGCCCTTGATCAGTTGAACCTCACCGTCCGGGAGGGTGATTACCTGGCAGTCATGGGTGCCAGCGGCTCCGGCAAGAGCACAGCGATGAACATCCTTGGTTGCCTGGACCGGCCCACAAGTGGGACCTACCGGCTGAACGACATGGCCGTTGAACAGTTAGATGACGATGCATTAGCCGACGTTCGAAACGGCTCACTCGGATTTGTCTTTCAGCAGTTCCATCTGCTCGGCCACGCCAGCGCCATGGAGAACGTGATGCTCCCCATGATCTATGCGGGCGTGCCCAAGAGCGAACGGATCGAGCGAGCCCAAGCTGCACTGAGCAGGGTTGGCCTGGCAAAGCGTCTGGAGAGCAAACCCAACCAGCTTTCAGGCGGACAGCAACAGCGGGTGGCCATTGCCAGAGCCATCATCAATCGCCCCAGTCTGTTGTTGGCAGACGAACCCACAGGCGCTCTGGATTCGAGCACCACCGCCGAAGTGCTTGAACTGTTTGACGAACTGCACCAGCAGGGAATCACCCTCGTCATGGTGACCCATGAAGACGATGTAGCGGCCCGTGCACAGCGGATTGTGCGGTTCGAGGACGGACGAGTGCTCACGCCAAGGCCATAATGAAACCATCGGGTCGATGTGATGGAACAGACGGGGCAGACGCTTCAGATCGCAGTCGTGGAAGACGATCCACGCATTCAACAATTGATCACTGCCGAAATTACAGATGAGGGGCATAACTGCGTGAGCTTCGGATCTGCCGAAGATTTTCTGGATGCAGCAGAGTCAAACCAGTTTGATCTCGTGCTGCTGGATGTGATGTTGCCGGGCATGGACGGCTTGGCTTGTCTCAAAAAACTGCAACTGAAACCTGAGCCCACCTCCCGTTTGAGAGTTGTGATCGTGACAGCTCTCAATGATGCCGAGAAGCGACAAGAAGCGTTGTCCAATGGTGCTGAGGCCTACATACTCAAGCCCGATCTGTTCGAACAACTGCCGCATCTGCTCCAGTGGACGCCTCCAATGGACTGATTCTTATCTTTAACCGAACAATGGTTGTCGTTCCTTCCGAGAAGCGATCTTGATGCAAACTCAGTTGTCCTCCACACCCCTTCACAAGCTCCTGAGCCAGGGAGAGACCTAACCCAGATCCTTCGGACCTGTGGCCATCCCGGTGAAGCTTGCCGCTAAAAAAGGGTGACAACCACAACTCCAGATCCTCCGGGTCTACTGGGGGTTCAAAGCTCTGACTGGCCAAGTCCAGAACGAAGTAATCGAGACCATCATTTCCAACGAGGCTGAGCTGGATCGGCATGGTTCGATCGCCGTGATAGCAAGCGTTGTCGAGCAACTGATCCAGGGTGAGCACCAAGGCCCTTGGATCGACTTGCACCACCACATCGTCTCCGCGTTCCAGGAACTTCACCTCAAGAGTTGGAACCATCTCTCTCGAGCTGTGATACCAACGCCGGAGCAAAGGCCCCAAGCAGTGATCGCCACAGGCGAGAACATCTTGCTCGACCTCCAGGCGCGTGATGAGAGAGAGGTTGCTCAACAACTTTTGAATCCGCGACATCTCCTCTCGGGCCATCGTGAGCCTTGAGCTGACTGCTTTCGAGAGGCTCTTCACCCGTGCCATCCGCTGAAGATTCCCTGAGACGATCGCCAAAGGAGTGCGCAGCTCATGGGTTAGATCGGTCATGAAACGCTGCTGCTGAACCAAAGCCCGTTCTTCAGGGCTGAGATCACGCAATGTCACCAACACAAAAGGTGAACGAATCAACTCAACTGGCCGCCAACGCAACAGGTGCACCAGTGATGCTTCCCGATCCGAAACCAGCACCTCACAGCGACATTCTCCAGCCGTCCGAGGCAGTGGCGTTTGATCATCCAACAGCTGGAGAGCCGCTTTCGCGGAAGCACCCAATGGGATCAGCTTGAGAACATCCGCCAGATTTTGATTCAAAACCTGTATCGGAACTCCACTGACGAACAGCTCTGCAGAAGCTTGATTGGCCCAATGGATTTTCCTGTGCTCATCAATGATGACCATCGCTTCACTGGCCGCATCGAAAGCGACCTGAAGCATGCCCATGGACTGCCGCAACTGTGCGATCAGTTGGCTATCCGCCGAGGGGGATGAATTTGAGGCTGGAATGTTCACCGCAAGGCCCCCTGCTCAGCTTGACGCAAGCAGGGGTCTGAGGGTTGCAGCAAACGACCAGTTGCCATCATCGTGCTTCTCAGCAACGATGAAATGTTCACTTTCAATAGCAGTCCCGTTGGAGCAAAAAGTTGCGAGTTTCAACGGGTGATTTAGAACTTTAGAAATCTCCGTCAGTTGAAATCGAGCAAACCCTGCATGGTGGGAGTCGCGAAAACTTGGAGGCAGAATCAATCCAAGTGACTGACCAATCAGCGCCTCCTCTGTCCAGCCATAAACCTCTTGAAACCGGCCGTTGATTTCTTTGACAATTCCCGATGCATCGGCGCGAACAAACGGGAGGTTCTCCTGCTCGCGCAGAGCATTGATGCGATCCTCTGTCCAGCCGGAGTCAACCATTACAGTGATACCAAAGATTGCAATGCAAGAGTCATAGTGGTGTTATGGCGTTGACGCCTTAGAATGTAACTAGGTTATCAAGTCGGATGTCTCTGGAACCCCAGCCCCGTCTGCGTGTCCTTGTGGTTGATGACGAAGCCAAACTAACTGAGCTACTGAAATTAGAACTTGAAGTTGAGGGGTATGACGTTGACATTTCCAGTGACGGAGCTAGCGGCCTGATCCGCAGCCGATCAGAGCCCGCCCCAGACTTGATCGTGCTCGATTGGAACTTGCCGGATTTCAACGGCCTCGACATCTGTCAGCGAATCCGAGCCGGGGGGAGCACCACACCCATCTTGATGCTGACGGGGAATGATGAGATCACAGATCGAGTCAAAGCCCTTGATGCTGGTGTTGATGATTATCTGCTCAAGCCCTTTTCAATCGACGAATTGATGGCACGACTTCGTGCCATGCATCGCCGCTCCGAAACATCCTCAGGCTTCAGTGAACAATCAGACGTCAAGGACCTTCTCGAGGTCTCGGATCTGAAAATGAACACCGTGACCCGGGATGTGAGTCGTGGGGATCGGGCCATCCGGCTCTCGGTCAAGGAATACAACCTGCTCAATTTCCTGATGCGCAGTGCTGGAAGAGTCTTGGAACGTCAGGAAATTATGAAGGGAGTCTGGGGAGAAGATTTTTATGGTGACGACAACCTCCTCGACGTGTACATTCGTTACCTGCGACAGAAAGTGGATACAAAAGATGCACCGCCACTCATCCATACTGTCCGCGGTGTTGGATTCATATTGAGGGAAGAATCAAACTGACGGATCTGCACTAATCAAGCTGTTTCCGCTCCAGACTCTGCAACACCTGGCCAAGGAGCACTGAGACAGGATCAGTTTCTATGTCCAAGACAGAAGATGGATCCAGATCGTCGGGATCAATGGCTTGCCATCTATCTTGAGATGGTGTACGTAATTCAAAATGAAGGTGGGGCCCCGTGCTGAGACCTGTGCTGCCGACGCGTCCAATCACTTCTCCCTGGCGCACATGCTGGCCCTGGCGCACATAGATCTCTGAAAGATGGCCATAGAGAGTGCGCCGAACTGGATCAGCATGCTCCAATTCGACGGCTACGCCATAGCCGCCCGCGAGGCCACTCGTTAAGACCTGTCCCGAGAGAGCAGCCACCACTGGAGTCCCCTCAGGAGCTGCAAAATCCCGTCCTGCATGCATCAGCCAGCTCCCCAGGATTGGATGCAGACGCCAACCAAACCCACTACTCGTGACGGCCTCACCAGCAACAGGGAAGAGCAGGCGACGGTCGCCGTTTCCTGGGCTTGGCAGAGGACGCGGCGTTACGGCAAAAACGGATTCCAATTGGAAGGTGCCACCATCACGAGCGAGAAGCGCTGACACGGGAACACGCAACGGTTGGCGGGAGGGGATCATGCGGACACGGGCCGGAGCGGGTACCCCAGGCGAACGCCTCGCCACACCGGAGGTGCAATCCCGACGGGACAGAGCACCACTGCGACAGGCCTCCTCAAAACGGCGCCGGCCCATGGGAACCGCCGAACCACCGCCCTGGAGAAGCCTGCGCTCCTGAGGTGTGATCACCCGTTGGCGTTCCAGAGCATCGAGAGACTGATCAAAACTTCTCGCTTCCACTGGTGGCGCCAGCATCCAAATCAACGCGAACCAGCTGAGCACCGGATGAAAAGCCACCTAACAAAATCCTATGGAGGATGTCGCTACTCAAGGCCAACGTCGCCAACGTTCAGTCATTGAACCCTGACGCAAGCGAAGCGCACCATCGTCCTCGAGACCGGAAATTTGCCAGATCTGACCATTCTCCGGATGAACGAGCTGATTGGACCAAAGCCGATCCCGAACACCATCAAGACACCAGCTCCCATCACCTCCAACGCGGTAACAGTGATCCAAGGCAAGCAGGACCTCCGCCGTCCAATGGATCGGATCGGCAGCCTGCTGCCCTTCAAGCCTGCGCAGGGCAATGCCCTCGGCAGGGACAGGATTCCGCACATTCAGGCCCAGGCCGACGCGCAGCAAACGCAGCTGGGAGCCCCGCTGCACCACCCCAGGCAGAAGGCCAGCCAATTTACGGCCGTTCACGAGCAGGTCATTGGGCCATTTGATCTGAACCGCAAGGCCCCGCTGCTCAAGCCGTTGCACCACCGAAAGGGCCAGCGCCAAGCCGAGCAAGCCGGCCTGAGCGGACCGATGGCTCCGCCAGGGCAATGCAGCACTGATCCAGACACCACCCGGCGGAGACACCCAGGCGCGCCCCCATTGGCCGACTCCCCGGCGCTGGTGGGTGGCAATCAAGGCACGAGGCCCCGTCAACGAGGGCTGATCGCGCAACCAGGTCCCCAGCAGCTCCTCCGTGCTGC
It contains:
- the topA gene encoding type I DNA topoisomerase, whose amino-acid sequence is MAHTLVIVESPTKAKTIRGFLPKGFKVEASMGHVRDLPNNASEIPASAKGQKWANLGVNTDADFEPLYVVPKDKKKTVRELKDALKGADQLLLATDEDREGESISWHLLQLLAPKVPVKRMVFHEITKEAIGKALDQTRDLDMELVHAQETRRILDRLVGYTLSPLLWKKVAWGLSAGRVQSVAVRLLVQRERARRAFRSGSYWDLKAQLEQSGSAFEAKLTHVGGQRIANGNDFDESTGGLKKGSAVRLLSESEANALAEAVRSNAWTVDAVEEKPTVRKPVPPFTTSTLQQEANRKLRLSARETMRCAQGLYERGFITYMRTDSVHLSDQAINASRSCVESLYGKEYLSKGLRQFSTKARNAQEAHEAIRPSGESFRTPGETGLDGRDLAVYELIWKRTVASQMAEARLTMLSVDLSSGEASFRASGKRIDFPGFFRAYVEGSDDPDAALEGQEVLLPALSVGDAPEPKTVEPLGHQTQPPARFSEASLVKMLEKEGIGRPSTYASIIGTIVDRGYATLLGNALTPSFTAFAVTALLEEHFPELVDTSFTARMENTLDEISHGKVQWLPYLEGFYKGEEGLETQVQQREGDIDPGASRTIDLEGLSSVVRIGRFGAYLEAKRVSDDGEEELIKATLPREITPADLDEEQAELILKQKADGPEAIGEDPETGDLVYLLFGQYGPYVQRGQVSDENPKPKRASLPKGQKPEDLTLEDALGLLRLPRLLGEHPDGGRIQAGLGRFGPYVVWDKGKGEKDYRSLKGDDDVLAVGLSRALELLAMPKRGRGGRTALKDLGKPEGSDETIQVYDGPYGLYVKQGKVNASLPEGKGADEVTLEEAVELLAAKAASKKGGRKTAAKKPAAKKPAAKKPAAKKTPATTKTGRLRASAVRVIKPAGN
- a CDS encoding NAD(P)H-quinone oxidoreductase subunit N produces the protein MPDMGAFLLATQAMAAPGELLNLSLNASAVLPEAAVLLAMIATLLVDLAGEKVATRWVPPICYVGLGTSLVLLALQWNAPLEPSFLGAFLADNLAVAFRAVIALSTLLSLLISWRYAEKSGTPVGEYAAILLAATLGAMLLCGATDLVSVFISLETLSVASYLLSGYMKRDARSSEAALKYLLVGSAAAAVFLYGSSLLYGLSGSTSLDTIGLALQTSTTPLAALALVFVLATVAFKIAAVPFHQWTPDVYEGSPTPVVAFLSVGSKAAGFALALRILVGCFGAFDDQWKLLFTVLAVLSMTLGNVVALAQTSMKRMLAYSSIGQAGFVMIGMVCGTEDGFAAMVLYMAAYLFMNLGAFACIILFSIRTGSDRISDYAGLYQKDPLITLGLSLCLLSLGGIPPMLGFFGKIYLFFAGWANHQYLLVVVGLVTSVVSIYYYISVIKMMVVKEPQEASDVVKAYPDVSWSLMGMQPLRVALIGCVAITAVGGILSNPLFQWANTAVAGTPLLQQAIALTSMKGLG
- a CDS encoding ABC transporter ATP-binding protein: MVETSHAAVAELRGISKVYGSGDLEVKALDQLNLTVREGDYLAVMGASGSGKSTAMNILGCLDRPTSGTYRLNDMAVEQLDDDALADVRNGSLGFVFQQFHLLGHASAMENVMLPMIYAGVPKSERIERAQAALSRVGLAKRLESKPNQLSGGQQQRVAIARAIINRPSLLLADEPTGALDSSTTAEVLELFDELHQQGITLVMVTHEDDVAARAQRIVRFEDGRVLTPRP
- a CDS encoding response regulator transcription factor, which gives rise to MEQTGQTLQIAVVEDDPRIQQLITAEITDEGHNCVSFGSAEDFLDAAESNQFDLVLLDVMLPGMDGLACLKKLQLKPEPTSRLRVVIVTALNDAEKRQEALSNGAEAYILKPDLFEQLPHLLQWTPPMD
- a CDS encoding PAS domain-containing sensor histidine kinase, producing MGMLQVAFDAASEAMVIIDEHRKIHWANQASAELFVSGVPIQVLNQNLADVLKLIPLGASAKAALQLLDDQTPLPRTAGECRCEVLVSDREASLVHLLRWRPVELIRSPFVLVTLRDLSPEERALVQQQRFMTDLTHELRTPLAIVSGNLQRMARVKSLSKAVSSRLTMAREEMSRIQKLLSNLSLITRLEVEQDVLACGDHCLGPLLRRWYHSSREMVPTLEVKFLERGDDVVVQVDPRALVLTLDQLLDNACYHGDRTMPIQLSLVGNDGLDYFVLDLASQSFEPPVDPEDLELWLSPFFSGKLHRDGHRSEGSGLGLSLAQELVKGCGGQLSLHQDRFSEGTTTIVRLKIRISPLEASTGADAAVVRTDRA
- a CDS encoding PAS domain-containing protein; the encoded protein is MVDSGWTEDRINALREQENLPFVRADASGIVKEINGRFQEVYGWTEEALIGQSLGLILPPSFRDSHHAGFARFQLTEISKVLNHPLKLATFCSNGTAIESEHFIVAEKHDDGNWSFAATLRPLLASS
- a CDS encoding response regulator transcription factor, producing the protein MSLEPQPRLRVLVVDDEAKLTELLKLELEVEGYDVDISSDGASGLIRSRSEPAPDLIVLDWNLPDFNGLDICQRIRAGGSTTPILMLTGNDEITDRVKALDAGVDDYLLKPFSIDELMARLRAMHRRSETSSGFSEQSDVKDLLEVSDLKMNTVTRDVSRGDRAIRLSVKEYNLLNFLMRSAGRVLERQEIMKGVWGEDFYGDDNLLDVYIRYLRQKVDTKDAPPLIHTVRGVGFILREESN
- a CDS encoding M23 family metallopeptidase: MLAPPVEARSFDQSLDALERQRVITPQERRLLQGGGSAVPMGRRRFEEACRSGALSRRDCTSGVARRSPGVPAPARVRMIPSRQPLRVPVSALLARDGGTFQLESVFAVTPRPLPSPGNGDRRLLFPVAGEAVTSSGFGWRLHPILGSWLMHAGRDFAAPEGTPVVAALSGQVLTSGLAGGYGVAVELEHADPVRRTLYGHLSEIYVRQGQHVRQGEVIGRVGSTGLSTGPHLHFELRTPSQDRWQAIDPDDLDPSSVLDIETDPVSVLLGQVLQSLERKQLD
- a CDS encoding biotin--[acetyl-CoA-carboxylase] ligase: MTDPRMLRFRRPHHGGGRLMATYRRLAGASSRPWTIRCMPVCSSTEELLGTWLRDQPSLTGPRALIATHQRRGVGQWGRAWVSPPGGVWISAALPWRSHRSAQAGLLGLALALSVVQRLEQRGLAVQIKWPNDLLVNGRKLAGLLPGVVQRGSQLRLLRVGLGLNVRNPVPAEGIALRRLEGQQAADPIHWTAEVLLALDHCYRVGGDGSWCLDGVRDRLWSNQLVHPENGQIWQISGLEDDGALRLRQGSMTERWRRWP